One genomic window of Sporosarcina ureae includes the following:
- the ezrA gene encoding septation ring formation regulator EzrA yields the protein MIYVIIPLVIIIVLTVMAFLSRRKHIQEISEMEQEKLQIQNEPIFEEMTKVKQLNMTGETEEMFERWRNNWTEVVDDRLHNVDMLLLDAEGQVDRFRFKKATETEKQIREILNECEKEMRMILQELNELIGSEERNRFEIETVKEHHRAARKKILAHQYAFGPAVEPLEKEWESFNPRFEEYDALIDNGNYLQAREIVIVLGAKEERFSFLLDEIPALLNELQTKIPAALRELRKGIIEMEGQEYYLGHLKMPSRFDKIEQQIADLRQLLARLDVEEVAAEVNEIHDEIESFYDVLEEEVSSRHYVDEHLDEMLDLFEELQYAIPDTIEEVKFVQQSYRLDENEVIIPQMALQKLNALAKRIEIFIERQDAKNLAYSAQQIELQELVEELDAISDAHSKFSNRIKNLRIDENLVRSRIVTLAQQLQIADRNLHRANIPGIPDDMEVQLEEADEQIFIVKQGLEEVPLNMALVESYVQKADTVVTDVCAKAADLIENALLVERIIQYGNRYRASHPEVHAKLLKAEESFMQCRYLRALEEAGTAVEEVEPGALKKIQSMIQVKV from the coding sequence ATGATATACGTCATCATTCCATTAGTTATCATCATTGTTTTAACAGTGATGGCATTTCTGTCTAGGCGAAAGCATATACAAGAAATCAGTGAAATGGAACAAGAAAAATTACAAATTCAAAACGAGCCAATATTCGAAGAAATGACGAAAGTAAAGCAGTTGAACATGACCGGCGAAACAGAAGAAATGTTCGAGAGATGGCGCAATAATTGGACAGAAGTAGTAGACGATCGCCTTCATAATGTAGATATGCTTTTACTGGATGCTGAAGGGCAAGTGGATCGTTTCCGTTTTAAGAAAGCAACGGAAACAGAAAAACAGATCCGCGAAATCCTGAACGAATGTGAAAAAGAGATGCGAATGATCTTGCAGGAACTAAACGAACTGATCGGCAGTGAAGAAAGAAATCGGTTCGAAATAGAAACGGTAAAAGAACACCACCGTGCCGCGCGCAAAAAGATCTTAGCTCATCAGTACGCATTTGGACCGGCAGTGGAGCCATTGGAGAAAGAGTGGGAATCCTTCAATCCAAGATTTGAAGAATACGACGCACTGATCGACAATGGAAACTACTTACAAGCGCGTGAAATTGTTATTGTACTAGGAGCAAAAGAAGAGCGCTTTTCGTTTTTACTGGACGAGATTCCTGCGTTACTTAATGAGTTGCAGACGAAAATACCTGCGGCTTTGCGAGAATTGCGTAAAGGAATTATCGAAATGGAAGGTCAGGAGTATTATTTAGGACACCTGAAAATGCCTTCACGTTTCGATAAAATCGAACAGCAAATTGCGGATCTTCGACAGTTATTAGCACGCTTGGACGTTGAAGAAGTGGCAGCGGAAGTGAATGAAATTCATGACGAAATCGAGTCATTCTATGATGTATTGGAAGAGGAAGTAAGTTCCCGTCATTACGTAGATGAGCATTTGGATGAAATGTTGGATCTGTTTGAAGAACTTCAATATGCGATTCCAGATACGATCGAAGAAGTGAAATTCGTTCAACAAAGTTACCGTCTCGACGAAAATGAAGTCATTATTCCACAAATGGCATTGCAAAAGTTGAATGCATTGGCGAAACGAATTGAAATATTCATCGAACGTCAAGATGCGAAAAACTTGGCGTACTCAGCTCAACAAATTGAGTTGCAAGAGCTAGTGGAAGAGTTGGATGCCATCTCTGATGCACATTCCAAGTTCAGTAACCGTATTAAGAACTTGCGAATCGACGAAAATCTAGTACGTTCCCGCATTGTGACGCTTGCACAGCAACTTCAAATTGCGGATCGTAATTTACACCGTGCCAATATCCCGGGAATTCCCGATGATATGGAAGTGCAGCTTGAAGAAGCGGATGAGCAAATATTCATTGTGAAACAAGGTTTGGAAGAAGTGCCACTTAATATGGCGTTGGTTGAATCATATGTTCAAAAAGCAGATACAGTGGTCACTGATGTTTGTGCGAAAGCTGCAGATCTGATTGAAAATGCATTGCTTGTAGAACGAATCATCCAATACGGTAACCGTTACCGTGCGTCCCATCCGGAAGTTCACGCTAAATTGTTGAAAGCTGAAGAGTCCTTCATGCAATGTCGCTACTTGAGAGCATTGGAAGAAGCAGGTACTGCGGTGGAAGAAGTGGAACCAGGCGCATTGAAAAAAATTCAAAGTATGATTCAAGTTAAAGTATAA
- a CDS encoding S1C family serine protease, which translates to MDSKDPYQEDLDDDELQDLVLEAQREALEKAAAEKNVRRTYRPFPKWMFWIMATTLALSTFAIVFQIYSIPALEFLKASSELSSDPQIAEYKEAVVVVATENTKGTGFSINEQGTILTNYHVVEGNESMIVSFPEGERFTANVTHVFPDIDLAVLEVNGTNLPHLTLAKETTFYDHEPITFIGNPLSFSGIANKGHTIDYTQLADWDIPVVMIQAPVYRGNSGSPVINEEGKVIGIVFATLDEETHGKVGLFIPVDAYYEAIANEKST; encoded by the coding sequence GTGGATAGCAAAGATCCGTATCAAGAAGACTTGGACGACGATGAGCTGCAAGATCTCGTACTCGAAGCGCAACGGGAAGCGTTAGAGAAAGCAGCAGCTGAAAAAAATGTCCGACGCACCTATCGTCCTTTCCCTAAGTGGATGTTTTGGATCATGGCCACTACTTTAGCACTCAGTACGTTCGCCATTGTTTTTCAGATATACTCCATTCCAGCATTGGAGTTTTTAAAAGCTTCGTCAGAGTTATCTTCAGATCCACAAATAGCAGAGTATAAAGAAGCGGTAGTTGTCGTAGCTACAGAAAATACGAAAGGTACAGGTTTTTCCATTAATGAACAAGGTACCATTCTAACGAATTATCATGTAGTTGAAGGAAATGAATCGATGATCGTCTCTTTCCCTGAAGGCGAACGATTTACCGCAAATGTCACACACGTGTTTCCAGACATCGATCTTGCGGTACTTGAAGTGAACGGAACGAATCTTCCCCACTTAACTTTAGCGAAAGAAACGACTTTTTATGATCATGAGCCGATTACGTTTATCGGAAATCCTTTGAGTTTTTCAGGAATAGCGAATAAAGGTCATACGATCGACTACACACAGCTGGCTGATTGGGATATACCTGTCGTGATGATTCAAGCGCCTGTCTATAGAGGAAATAGCGGAAGTCCTGTTATTAATGAAGAAGGCAAAGTAATCGGCATTGTGTTTGCTACATTAGATGAGGAAACGCATGGTAAAGTAGGGTTATTCATTCCTGTGGATGCTTATTATGAGGCAATAGCTAATGAAAAAAGTACGTGA
- a CDS encoding general stress protein, whose product MDKFFLENAVQAKKKIEELVTQGYTHDEIYVFAHSEDREDKISDALDSEQVGMAEMGFLETMKNMFTSRGDTLRAQMQAIGLSKAEAEEGESELDKGRLLLVAKK is encoded by the coding sequence ATGGATAAGTTTTTCCTAGAGAACGCAGTACAAGCTAAAAAGAAGATTGAAGAATTAGTAACACAAGGCTACACGCATGACGAAATTTATGTTTTCGCACATAGTGAAGATCGTGAAGACAAAATTTCAGACGCATTGGATTCAGAACAAGTAGGTATGGCAGAGATGGGCTTCCTCGAAACAATGAAGAACATGTTCACATCTCGTGGCGATACGTTACGCGCACAGATGCAAGCGATTGGCCTTTCAAAAGCAGAAGCCGAAGAAGGCGAAAGCGAACTAGACAAAGGTAGACTATTACTAGTCGCTAAAAAATAA
- a CDS encoding carboxymuconolactone decarboxylase family protein produces the protein MSTQRIEAGLEKIKEYVSEEEAERMMTADALKELAPDLRKYIVEFAYGEIYSRPGLDSKQRQLVTLASLVTQGATTQIKTHVQRAVTVGLTKTEIVESMMQLIPYVGFPRVQTALTAAKEVLEQE, from the coding sequence TTGTCCACACAACGTATTGAAGCTGGTCTAGAGAAAATTAAAGAGTATGTAAGTGAAGAAGAAGCCGAACGCATGATGACAGCGGATGCATTAAAAGAGTTGGCACCCGATTTACGGAAATACATAGTCGAGTTCGCGTATGGTGAAATTTATTCGCGACCAGGGCTCGACAGTAAACAAAGACAATTGGTGACTCTCGCTTCACTTGTTACTCAAGGAGCGACTACACAAATCAAAACGCATGTACAGCGTGCAGTAACGGTCGGTTTAACTAAAACGGAAATCGTGGAGAGCATGATGCAACTCATTCCATACGTTGGATTTCCACGTGTACAAACGGCGTTGACGGCAGCTAAAGAAGTACTCGAGCAAGAATAA